One Miscanthus floridulus cultivar M001 chromosome 11, ASM1932011v1, whole genome shotgun sequence DNA window includes the following coding sequences:
- the LOC136494198 gene encoding pre-mRNA cleavage factor Im 25 kDa subunit 2, with amino-acid sequence MVSSSSPVVNVYPLANYTFGTKEPKMEKDTSVADRLARMKVNYMKEGMRTSVEAILLVQEHNHPHILLLQIGNTFCKLPGGRLKPGENEIEGLKRKLCSKLAVNSPSFPPNWQVGECVAVWWRPNFETVMYPYCPPHITKPKECKKLFIVHLSEREYFAVPRNLKLLAVPLFELYDNVQRYGPVISTIPQQLSRFQFNMVSS; translated from the exons ATGGTGAGCTCCTCGTCGCCGGTGGTGAACGTGTACCCGCTCGCCAACTACACGTTCGGCACCAAGGAGCCCAAGATGGAGAAGGACACCTCCGTCGCAGACCGCCTTGCCCGTATGAAGGTCAA CTACATGAAAGAAGGAATGCGTACAAGTGTTGAAGCAATCCTATTG GTGCAAGAACACAACCACCCTCACATACTGCTCTTGCAAATCGGAAATACATTCTGCAAACTTCCTGGTGGACGGTTGAAGCCTGGAGAAAATG AAATCGAGGGTTTGAAAAGAAAGTTGTGCAGCAAATTGGCTGTGAACTCCCCTTCCTTTCCACCTAACTGGCAG GTTGGAGAGTGTGTTGCCGTGTGGTGGAGGCCAAACTTTGAGACTGTGATGTATCCTTACTGCCCTCCACATATCACCAAGCCCAAG GAGTGCAAGAAACTTTTCATTGTTCACCTATCCGAAAGAGAGTATTTTGCCGTTCCAAGGAATTTGAAGCTGCTTGCTGTTCCACTGTTTGAACTCTACGACAATGTTCAG CGATATGGGCCTGTCATCTCCACCATCCCGCAGCAACTTTCTAGGTTCCAGTTCAACATGGTGAGCTCTTAG